The proteins below are encoded in one region of Rhodothermales bacterium:
- a CDS encoding ABC transporter permease, translated as MFSNQARLFWRHVRRQPVYAFINIFGLAAGMAACLLIVLFIEREVSFEDMHQDRDRIYRVLTVDKALGTNNQRVGITMPAVGWTIADAFPEIDAAVRMTFGGQTLLRRGSDMPIYAEQLRNADPNVFEVFDFAFVEGNPETALREPYSLVLTESLARSLFGNESAVGQPVQTGSGLELTVTAVLRDLPENTHFEFDALGSMETVSAQARANQQPGSTNPIFTETWGSVAMPTYARFAPGASAEGFDARLTKHVRDNGVAENFDITLQPLTDVHLGSSDVIFDPVQNKGDRNTVIVFAAIALLILLIAVVNYLNLSTARSTDRAREVGMRKVVGSTEGQLVRQFMVESVLTAFTALVLALVLAWTLLPALNTLAETNLRLATGNPLLLVGSALLLVLVAGVLAGLYPAFVLARFKPIAVLKGRFKTSRSGQYVRVGLVVFQFALSIALIGTTGMVQKQLGYIQERDMGYDREQVMLLDMVDGSMAQTQDLFRDELERNAAFTSVSTAGNVPGRGFGRTRVRPEGVPDEDIWIWSNMAAAPETLPALGIEMAQGRNFDRNREADNQGVVIVNETAVGQLGWDDPVGRRIYIGTQDSVGTQVIGVARDFNFSGIHQPIEPLIIFPLATNPGGTVVARVQAGRVPDAVGAAEAAWRSVYPDYPFSYTFLDDEFDEIYARDRVTGRVVNVFSMLAILIACLGLFGLASYATTQRTKEIGVRKVLGASSGSIMQLLVVDFAKWVLLANVFAWPLAWLASNRWLDSFAYRVDVDWIILVGASVIALLIAVVTVLSQTWSAARLNPATALRHD; from the coding sequence ATGTTCTCGAACCAAGCCCGCCTGTTCTGGCGCCACGTCCGGCGCCAGCCCGTCTACGCCTTCATCAATATTTTCGGACTCGCCGCCGGCATGGCCGCCTGTCTGCTCATCGTGCTGTTCATTGAGCGGGAAGTCTCGTTCGAGGACATGCACCAGGACCGGGACCGGATCTATCGGGTCCTGACCGTCGACAAGGCGCTTGGAACAAACAATCAGCGGGTGGGCATCACCATGCCCGCGGTGGGGTGGACGATTGCCGATGCCTTCCCGGAAATCGATGCGGCCGTGCGTATGACGTTCGGCGGCCAAACGTTGCTGCGTCGGGGGAGCGACATGCCCATCTACGCCGAGCAGCTGCGAAACGCCGATCCGAACGTATTCGAGGTGTTCGACTTCGCGTTCGTGGAGGGCAATCCGGAAACCGCTCTGCGGGAGCCCTATTCGCTCGTGCTTACGGAGTCCCTGGCGCGCTCGCTGTTCGGGAACGAATCGGCCGTCGGACAGCCGGTCCAGACCGGCAGTGGCCTGGAGTTGACCGTGACGGCCGTCCTGCGCGACCTCCCGGAGAACACGCATTTCGAGTTCGATGCGCTCGGCTCCATGGAAACGGTCAGTGCCCAGGCCCGGGCCAACCAACAGCCCGGTTCCACGAATCCCATTTTCACCGAGACATGGGGGTCGGTCGCCATGCCGACCTACGCGCGCTTCGCCCCCGGGGCCTCGGCCGAGGGGTTCGATGCGCGGCTCACGAAGCACGTCCGGGACAACGGTGTGGCCGAAAACTTCGACATCACCTTGCAGCCACTGACCGACGTTCATCTCGGATCGTCGGACGTGATTTTTGACCCCGTGCAGAACAAGGGCGATCGGAATACGGTCATCGTGTTCGCGGCCATCGCACTGCTCATCCTGCTGATTGCGGTCGTGAACTACCTGAACCTGTCGACCGCCCGGAGTACCGACCGGGCCCGCGAAGTGGGCATGCGCAAGGTGGTCGGCTCGACCGAGGGGCAGCTGGTTCGCCAGTTCATGGTGGAATCCGTGCTGACGGCATTCACGGCGCTCGTACTGGCCCTGGTGCTGGCCTGGACGCTCCTGCCGGCCTTGAATACCCTTGCCGAGACCAACCTGCGCCTGGCCACCGGCAATCCGCTGTTGCTGGTGGGGTCGGCCCTGCTGCTGGTGCTTGTGGCCGGCGTGCTGGCCGGTCTGTATCCGGCGTTCGTCCTCGCCCGGTTCAAGCCCATCGCTGTCCTCAAGGGGCGGTTCAAGACGAGCCGGAGCGGGCAGTACGTCCGCGTCGGGCTCGTCGTGTTCCAGTTCGCGCTGTCCATTGCGCTCATTGGCACGACGGGCATGGTGCAGAAACAGCTCGGCTACATCCAGGAGCGGGACATGGGCTACGACCGGGAGCAGGTCATGCTGCTGGACATGGTGGATGGCAGCATGGCCCAGACACAGGACCTGTTCCGGGATGAACTCGAACGGAACGCGGCGTTCACATCGGTTTCCACGGCCGGCAACGTCCCGGGGCGGGGTTTCGGGCGGACGCGCGTCCGGCCCGAGGGCGTACCCGACGAGGACATCTGGATCTGGAGCAACATGGCCGCCGCCCCCGAGACGTTGCCGGCCCTCGGCATTGAGATGGCGCAGGGCCGGAATTTCGACCGGAACCGGGAGGCCGACAACCAGGGCGTCGTCATCGTGAATGAGACGGCCGTCGGACAGCTCGGCTGGGACGACCCCGTCGGACGCCGGATTTACATCGGCACACAGGACTCCGTGGGGACGCAGGTCATTGGCGTGGCCCGGGACTTCAACTTCTCCGGCATCCATCAGCCCATCGAGCCGCTCATCATTTTCCCGCTGGCGACCAATCCCGGCGGCACGGTCGTGGCCCGCGTCCAGGCGGGTCGGGTGCCCGATGCCGTGGGTGCCGCCGAGGCGGCGTGGCGATCGGTGTATCCGGACTATCCGTTCTCCTACACGTTCCTGGACGACGAATTCGACGAGATCTACGCCCGCGACCGGGTGACGGGTCGGGTCGTGAACGTGTTCTCCATGCTGGCCATTCTGATTGCCTGCCTTGGTTTGTTCGGTCTGGCCAGCTACGCCACGACGCAGCGGACGAAGGAAATCGGCGTGCGGAAGGTGCTCGGCGCATCGTCGGGCTCCATCATGCAGCTCCTGGTGGTGGATTTCGCCAAGTGGGTCCTGCTGGCGAACGTGTTCGCCTGGCCGCTGGCGTGGCTCGCATCGAACCGGTGGCTGGATTCATTCGCCTACCGCGTGGACGTGGACTGGATCATCCTGGTGGGCGCATCGGTCATCGCGCTCCTGATTGCGGTCGTCACGGTGCTTTCCCAGACCTGGTCGGCCGCGCGCCTGAACCCGGCCACGGCCCTGCGGCACGATTAG